A region of Ferviditalea candida DNA encodes the following proteins:
- a CDS encoding glycosyltransferase, translating into MKKNLLFVMPSLSAGGGEKSLINLLSQIDYNLYNVDLFLFNKQGVLVNQIPSEVKILELAANYRTYTRRMISSVIHFLKNGQFHLAYSRIIYTAMNRMMNNMDISEQYSWKYIAKSHDAISKEYDAAIGYLEKSSIYFLVEKVRANKKIGWIHTNYSSSSMDYRFDYPYFEQLDYMVTVSKECAESLKENFKNLKGKVRVIHNIIAPEVIKSLAEDEIQDDFILEESFTNIVTIGRLSHEKGIDIAVEACRQLIGKGLKVRWYVLGSGSELKKLEKMIKKYGLDHHFKLLGFRENPYPYIKRCDIYVQPSRYEGKSIAIDEAKILSKPIIVTNFSTAKDQITDGVDGLIVEMSARAIAEGIGRLIQEKDFRCTLEENLSRLELGTEKEVNKLYQLLT; encoded by the coding sequence ATGAAAAAAAATTTGCTTTTCGTGATGCCCAGCTTATCCGCCGGCGGCGGGGAAAAAAGCTTGATCAATTTATTAAGCCAAATCGACTATAACCTGTACAATGTCGACTTGTTTTTGTTTAACAAACAAGGGGTATTGGTAAATCAAATACCCAGCGAAGTGAAAATTCTGGAGCTGGCGGCAAATTATAGAACTTATACCCGTCGTATGATAAGCTCCGTAATTCATTTTTTGAAAAACGGTCAGTTCCATTTGGCCTATTCCAGAATCATTTATACTGCGATGAACAGAATGATGAACAATATGGATATTTCAGAGCAGTATTCATGGAAGTATATAGCCAAATCGCATGATGCGATAAGTAAAGAATACGATGCAGCTATTGGATATCTTGAGAAATCGTCCATCTATTTTTTGGTGGAGAAGGTCAGAGCCAACAAGAAAATCGGATGGATTCATACAAACTACTCAAGCTCAAGTATGGATTATCGATTTGATTACCCTTACTTTGAACAATTGGATTATATGGTTACGGTGTCCAAGGAATGCGCGGAGTCTCTGAAGGAGAACTTCAAGAATTTGAAAGGCAAAGTGAGAGTCATTCACAACATCATTGCGCCCGAAGTCATCAAGAGCTTAGCCGAAGATGAAATTCAAGATGATTTCATCCTGGAAGAAAGCTTCACAAACATCGTTACTATAGGCAGGCTAAGCCATGAGAAGGGCATAGACATTGCGGTAGAAGCTTGCAGGCAATTAATCGGCAAAGGTCTTAAGGTCAGATGGTACGTTTTGGGCAGCGGCAGTGAATTAAAGAAGTTAGAAAAAATGATTAAAAAATATGGATTGGATCATCACTTTAAGTTGTTGGGCTTTAGAGAAAATCCATATCCTTATATAAAAAGATGCGATATCTATGTGCAGCCCTCAAGATATGAAGGGAAATCAATCGCGATTGACGAAGCCAAGATTCTGAGCAAGCCGATTATCGTCACAAATTTCAGCACGGCCAAAGATCAAATCACGGACGGAGTGGATGGCCTGATCGTGGAAATGAGTGCGCGAGCGATTGCGGAAGGAATCGGAAGGCTGATCCAAGAGAAAGATTTCAGATGCACCTTAGAAGAAAATCTATCGCGTTTGGAATTGGGGACTGAGAAAGAAGTTAACAAGCTATACCAACTTTTAACCTAG
- a CDS encoding glycosyltransferase family 32 protein, whose product MALTPQIPKMIHYCWFGGKDKPEIVNRCIDSWRTHLADYEIKQWNEQNFDIGCNLYVKEAYEAKKFAFVSDYVRVYALYHFGGVYLDTDVEVFKSFDVLLHHDSFWGFEQENYIATSTIGAAKGNKLIKAFLDSYSEKSFIKEGGGYDVITNVAVVTALLEKMGLKANGQYQEIEGIGAFYPQTYFSPYDYINCRTLMMDNTYAMHHFYKSWLPPGARVKGRLKQMLAGIIGGNNIARIRKIVKEFTG is encoded by the coding sequence ATGGCACTGACCCCTCAAATCCCCAAGATGATCCACTATTGTTGGTTCGGGGGAAAGGATAAACCGGAAATCGTCAACCGGTGCATAGACAGCTGGAGAACGCATCTGGCGGATTATGAAATCAAACAATGGAACGAACAAAATTTTGATATCGGCTGCAATTTATATGTGAAAGAGGCTTATGAAGCAAAAAAATTCGCCTTTGTCAGCGATTATGTCAGGGTATATGCTTTATACCATTTCGGAGGGGTATATTTGGATACAGATGTCGAAGTGTTTAAATCCTTTGATGTTCTGCTGCATCATGACTCCTTCTGGGGCTTCGAACAAGAGAACTATATCGCTACAAGCACGATCGGAGCGGCCAAAGGCAACAAGCTGATCAAAGCTTTTTTGGACTCCTACAGCGAAAAGAGCTTTATCAAGGAAGGCGGAGGCTATGATGTGATCACCAACGTCGCTGTTGTCACTGCGCTGCTGGAGAAGATGGGCTTGAAGGCAAATGGCCAATATCAGGAAATCGAGGGAATCGGCGCTTTTTATCCGCAGACTTATTTTTCCCCCTATGATTATATTAACTGCAGAACGCTCATGATGGATAATACTTATGCGATGCATCATTTTTATAAAAGCTGGCTTCCGCCCGGGGCAAGAGTAAAGGGTCGGTTGAAACAGATGCTTGCCGGGATAATCGGCGGCAATAATATTGCCAGGATAAGAAAAATTGTTAAGGAATTTACGGGATAG
- a CDS encoding glycosyltransferase, producing the protein MKKNILFVMNNLHCGGAEKALISLLETMDYNRFNVDLFLFKHEGLFFSKTPKQVILLPEPSEFQYFDMSAKAAVAGCLKKGRVDIAVSRIQAGFIFRSEKNRAKCEQRVWKPLSRTLKSIDKTYDIAVGFLEKNPIYFCVEKVHALKKIGFIHNDYDKLGMDPDLDEQYFDALDHIVSVSESSVRILQGRFPHYRHKIALMHNIVSPNIINKLSFEDADLKRGGFTIVSVGRLHPQKGFDMAIEACGMLIREGYDIRWLVIGEGNERMKLEKMIEENHLQQKFILLGMQENPYPYIRMADLYVQPSRFEGKPVAIDEAKILCKPIVATNFSTVKDQIIHNENGLIVDMTPEAISEGIKKLIEDQALRNAFVDHLSREQLGTETEIHKFYQLCM; encoded by the coding sequence ATGAAAAAAAACATTTTATTTGTGATGAACAATTTACACTGCGGCGGAGCAGAGAAGGCTCTCATTTCATTGTTGGAAACCATGGACTACAATAGGTTTAATGTCGATTTGTTTCTATTCAAGCATGAAGGGTTATTTTTCTCGAAAACTCCCAAGCAGGTGATTTTATTGCCTGAACCATCGGAATTCCAATATTTCGATATGTCTGCGAAAGCTGCTGTTGCGGGCTGTTTGAAAAAAGGAAGAGTCGATATCGCCGTATCAAGAATTCAGGCGGGTTTCATCTTCAGGTCGGAAAAAAATAGGGCAAAATGCGAGCAAAGGGTTTGGAAGCCTTTATCCAGAACGTTAAAAAGCATTGACAAAACCTACGATATTGCCGTCGGATTCCTTGAAAAGAATCCGATTTATTTTTGCGTGGAGAAGGTACATGCGCTGAAGAAAATCGGGTTTATCCATAATGATTATGACAAACTGGGGATGGATCCGGATTTGGATGAGCAATATTTTGATGCATTAGATCATATCGTCTCCGTTTCCGAGAGCAGCGTTCGAATTCTTCAGGGGCGTTTTCCGCATTACCGCCATAAAATCGCGCTGATGCACAATATCGTATCCCCGAATATCATCAATAAACTATCCTTCGAGGACGCCGACCTGAAGCGCGGAGGCTTCACTATCGTTTCGGTAGGAAGATTGCATCCCCAAAAAGGCTTTGATATGGCGATCGAAGCTTGCGGGATGTTGATTCGCGAAGGGTATGACATCCGATGGCTGGTGATTGGAGAAGGTAATGAAAGGATGAAGCTGGAAAAGATGATCGAGGAAAATCATCTTCAGCAAAAATTCATTCTATTGGGAATGCAGGAAAATCCTTATCCCTATATCAGGATGGCTGATCTATATGTGCAGCCGTCCAGGTTTGAAGGCAAACCGGTCGCAATTGATGAAGCAAAAATACTATGCAAGCCCATTGTGGCGACGAATTTCAGCACAGTGAAGGATCAAATCATTCACAACGAAAACGGCCTTATCGTAGATATGACACCCGAAGCTATATCCGAGGGAATCAAGAAATTAATTGAAGATCAGGCATTAAGAAATGCATTTGTTGATCATTTATCCCGTGAACAATTAGGGACAGAAACGGAAATTCATAAGTTCTATCAATTATGCATGTAG
- a CDS encoding polysaccharide pyruvyl transferase family protein — translation MRVFMFAHGGSLNRGCEAIVRSTTHIIKDRINGAQVYLASGKPETDRIITELDEIYDGSDSPITKYSLGWWVSSLKVKLFQDESYALGKIKSNITKHVSNMDVCLSIGGDNYCYGEQPDIYEVDKRIKAQGKKLVLWGCSIGEEDLSKRKLEDLKLFDLILARETLTLELLKKSGLTNVKLCADSAFTMKKEELPLPEGWQEGNTVGLNFSPLVWNRNKQSRTAVRDLIQHILNTTDMTIALTPHVIQDGNNDYELLLQFFNEFTYTNRVILLPDHLNAMQYKGYIARMRFFIGARTHATIAAYSSFVPTLVLGYSIKSRGISKDIFGEEKLVLGVNDISDSSKLTAVFDEMIKEERTLIRQLKQSIPHIQKMAYQSVEYLTELAM, via the coding sequence GTGAGAGTTTTCATGTTTGCGCACGGCGGCAGCTTGAACCGCGGATGTGAGGCCATTGTTCGTTCGACCACTCATATCATCAAGGACCGAATCAATGGAGCGCAGGTTTATTTGGCTTCCGGGAAACCCGAAACAGATCGGATCATCACCGAATTGGACGAAATATACGACGGTTCCGACAGTCCGATTACCAAATACTCCCTGGGTTGGTGGGTCTCTTCACTTAAGGTAAAGCTCTTTCAAGATGAATCTTATGCATTGGGGAAAATCAAGAGCAATATCACCAAGCATGTCAGTAACATGGATGTATGCTTATCGATAGGCGGGGACAATTACTGTTACGGGGAGCAGCCGGACATCTATGAGGTCGACAAAAGAATTAAGGCACAAGGTAAAAAGCTGGTGTTGTGGGGATGCTCGATCGGCGAAGAGGATTTGTCGAAGAGAAAATTGGAGGATTTGAAATTATTCGATTTAATCCTGGCCCGCGAAACATTGACCCTTGAGTTATTAAAGAAGTCGGGGCTGACCAATGTAAAGCTGTGTGCGGACTCCGCTTTCACAATGAAGAAGGAGGAACTTCCGCTTCCTGAAGGTTGGCAGGAAGGAAATACGGTTGGACTTAATTTCAGCCCGCTGGTATGGAATCGGAATAAGCAATCCCGGACTGCAGTCAGGGATTTGATTCAGCATATCTTGAATACGACGGATATGACAATCGCATTGACACCTCATGTGATCCAGGACGGCAACAATGATTATGAGCTGCTGCTTCAATTTTTTAACGAGTTTACATATACGAACCGGGTCATTCTGCTGCCGGATCATCTTAATGCGATGCAATATAAAGGGTATATTGCAAGAATGCGTTTCTTCATTGGAGCCCGAACGCATGCGACGATTGCCGCTTATTCCTCATTTGTGCCAACGCTCGTGCTGGGTTACAGCATTAAGTCGAGGGGGATTTCAAAGGATATTTTCGGGGAAGAAAAGCTGGTATTGGGTGTAAACGATATTTCGGACAGCAGTAAATTGACGGCAGTTTTCGATGAAATGATCAAGGAGGAACGGACTTTGATCCGGCAATTGAAGCAGTCCATCCCCCATATTCAAAAAATGGCATATCAATCTGTAGAATATTTAACTGAGTTAGCGATGTAG
- a CDS encoding glycoside hydrolase family 88 protein, producing MNHTPRMKVTDHTRWVVIDMLRGNYSKRAIQHWQEASLLLGLSEYLKQHDDQAVKREVWSFLDSRFDSSGDWIEKPEYVDGAILAYAVMKLEFIDLEHYRAAFELTWRMIEAHIGEDSTIMYRTFMKDYRYVDTIGFVCPFLVSYGIKYNKPECIDLAYRQIKQYELHGMLEDRHIPCHAYQIGDLMPLGIYGWGRGLGWYALGLIDSWLELPAGHKYKASLEESIKGFATAVISLQQANGGWNWTVTRRECRSDSSATAALGWFLLNASRVPGLTQICLNHADKAIHYLAGVTRRNGAVDFSQGDTKDIGAYSTLFNIMPFTQGLCVRMMHSNIVRSRIHS from the coding sequence TTGAATCACACACCCAGAATGAAGGTAACGGATCATACCCGATGGGTTGTGATCGACATGTTAAGGGGAAATTACTCGAAAAGGGCCATTCAGCATTGGCAAGAGGCTTCACTGCTGCTTGGGTTATCGGAATATTTAAAACAACATGACGATCAAGCGGTGAAGAGAGAAGTTTGGAGCTTTTTGGATTCCCGGTTTGACAGTAGCGGTGACTGGATTGAAAAACCCGAATATGTGGATGGGGCCATTCTTGCTTACGCTGTGATGAAACTGGAATTTATTGACCTGGAGCATTATCGAGCCGCATTTGAGTTAACATGGAGGATGATAGAAGCACATATTGGCGAAGACAGTACGATTATGTACCGGACATTCATGAAGGACTATCGTTATGTCGATACGATTGGTTTTGTATGTCCATTCCTGGTCTCCTATGGAATCAAATACAACAAACCGGAGTGTATAGATTTGGCATACCGCCAAATCAAACAGTATGAACTGCACGGCATGCTGGAGGATCGCCATATCCCCTGCCATGCCTATCAAATCGGGGATTTAATGCCTCTCGGCATATATGGCTGGGGCAGGGGACTTGGCTGGTATGCGCTGGGGCTTATCGATAGTTGGCTTGAACTGCCGGCAGGCCACAAATATAAAGCGTCTTTGGAGGAAAGCATCAAGGGATTTGCAACTGCGGTGATATCACTTCAACAAGCGAACGGAGGCTGGAATTGGACGGTCACCAGACGGGAGTGCAGATCCGATTCTTCAGCGACCGCCGCTTTAGGCTGGTTCCTGCTGAATGCTTCGCGTGTTCCGGGCCTTACCCAAATCTGTCTGAACCATGCCGATAAAGCTATACACTACCTGGCGGGAGTTACGAGAAGGAACGGGGCGGTAGATTTTTCACAGGGGGACACCAAGGATATCGGCGCATACTCGACACTGTTTAATATCATGCCTTTTACGCAGGGCCTTTGCGTCAGAATGATGCATTCCAATATTGTGCGATCACGAATCCACTCTTGA
- a CDS encoding glycosyltransferase: protein MSVKVSVIIPVYNAEPYIAQCIESLQKQTLHACEFIFINDGSTDNSGAIIEDYRKSDGRILLIEQENRGVSAARNKGLEAVSGEYIGFVDADDWIEADMYEKLYSAAKRHDVDAVLCNFEEEIDGHQVITRFPFPVNVKLGRDDIEEEFLPYFLKTDKLNSAVNKIYKNRIVRDSGIKFPDEVALGEDGMFNIRFFSRASSFQYIDYTGYHYREVAGSATRNISDKDYFKRALEVFAQEIPEIPAGKLRREEVIRLKAIKLIHNVMAYIHIYLRPSKEMSFGRRYRYVKHMIEHHVVRNALPQFFRENYPFLGRYEKVLLHLIRRKSVIGLYCITGYSRLRAKSYRRNGS, encoded by the coding sequence TTGAGCGTCAAAGTGAGTGTAATCATTCCCGTTTATAATGCCGAGCCTTATATTGCCCAATGTATCGAATCGCTGCAGAAGCAGACTCTTCATGCATGCGAATTTATTTTCATCAATGACGGTTCGACCGATAACAGCGGGGCAATTATCGAAGACTACCGAAAATCCGATGGTAGAATCCTGCTGATCGAGCAAGAAAACCGGGGAGTAAGCGCGGCAAGGAACAAGGGGCTGGAAGCGGTCTCCGGCGAATATATCGGATTTGTCGACGCGGATGATTGGATCGAGGCGGATATGTACGAAAAGCTGTACTCAGCGGCCAAACGGCATGATGTCGATGCTGTCCTATGCAACTTTGAAGAGGAAATCGACGGACATCAAGTGATCACGCGATTTCCGTTTCCGGTAAACGTCAAACTGGGCAGAGACGATATTGAAGAGGAGTTTTTACCTTATTTCCTAAAAACCGATAAATTGAATTCTGCAGTCAACAAAATTTATAAAAACCGGATCGTCAGAGACAGCGGAATCAAGTTTCCGGATGAAGTTGCTTTAGGGGAAGACGGAATGTTTAACATTCGTTTTTTTAGTCGGGCTTCCAGTTTTCAATATATCGATTACACCGGATACCATTACAGGGAGGTTGCGGGAAGCGCGACCCGGAATATATCGGATAAAGATTACTTCAAACGGGCCTTGGAGGTTTTTGCCCAGGAGATTCCGGAAATTCCGGCAGGAAAACTCCGGAGGGAAGAAGTCATCCGGTTAAAAGCCATTAAGCTGATCCACAACGTGATGGCGTACATCCATATCTATCTTCGGCCATCTAAAGAGATGAGCTTCGGCAGGCGATATCGGTACGTCAAGCATATGATTGAGCATCACGTTGTCAGAAACGCCCTTCCCCAATTTTTCAGAGAGAATTATCCCTTTTTGGGAAGGTACGAAAAAGTACTGCTGCATCTGATCCGGAGGAAATCCGTCATCGGATTGTATTGCATTACAGGCTACAGCAGATTGAGAGCAAAATCATACAGGAGGAATGGATCGTGA
- a CDS encoding ABC transporter ATP-binding protein, translating to MEAVLYFTKKLHAYAGRILYFNLLGIVFISLLDGIGVFLLIPMLSMTGMLNLSIGSTPVSGYFSFLMSFPKTYGLLLILGIYIVLIIGQSFVKRNLSLRDIKIHTGFINHIRLETYRALLLANWDFFTKKRKSDLINSLTEELGRVTSGTNLFLQFLASLVFTLIQVGIAFWLSVKMTLFVLFCGMISVFLSRRFISKAKMLGNQTTVLAKIYLAGITDHFNGIKDIKSNMLEESRYRWLNSWCEQIAHERYEHSKLTTNSQLLYKIAFALIIAVFIYFSVAVFDARGEQLLLIILIFSRLWPRFTSIQSNLEQIAASIPAFKALMKLQRDCKFAKESEGEHMNNKVEPLHMNEGLECRHVYFRYNPYEAVPTLQDINIHIPAKSMTAIVGPSGAGKSTLIDLLMGMLKPEQGRICVDGDPLTDDRIFSFRRSISYVPQDPFLFNASIRENLLLIEPDAREEQIWKALKFASAAEFVKKLPDGLDTIIGDRGVRLSGGERQRLVVARAILRQPSILILDEATSALDTENEANIQQALDNLKGTMTIIVVAHRLSTIRNADQVIVLDQGKVMQIGCFNQLAGEKGGLFDRLLANQLSDSRVVAFTRVP from the coding sequence ATGGAAGCTGTTTTGTACTTCACCAAAAAACTGCATGCTTATGCAGGAAGAATCCTATATTTCAACCTCCTGGGAATCGTTTTTATCAGCCTTCTTGACGGGATAGGCGTGTTCTTGTTAATCCCGATGCTGAGCATGACCGGAATGCTGAACTTGAGCATCGGCTCGACTCCCGTTTCGGGTTATTTTTCTTTCCTGATGAGCTTCCCCAAAACCTACGGATTACTGCTCATCCTAGGGATTTATATTGTGTTGATCATAGGCCAGAGTTTTGTTAAAAGGAATTTGAGCCTGCGGGATATAAAGATTCATACCGGCTTTATCAACCATATTCGATTGGAAACCTACCGCGCTCTACTGTTGGCGAATTGGGATTTTTTCACGAAGAAAAGAAAATCCGATCTGATCAATTCCCTGACGGAGGAGCTGGGCCGGGTTACGAGCGGGACAAATTTGTTCCTGCAGTTTTTGGCTTCTCTTGTGTTTACGCTGATCCAAGTCGGCATCGCTTTTTGGCTGTCGGTGAAAATGACTTTGTTTGTGCTTTTCTGCGGGATGATCAGTGTTTTTCTGTCACGCAGGTTTATCAGCAAGGCCAAAATGCTGGGGAATCAAACCACAGTGCTGGCCAAAATATATCTTGCGGGGATCACCGATCATTTTAACGGAATCAAGGATATCAAGAGCAATATGCTTGAAGAGTCACGCTACCGGTGGCTGAATTCCTGGTGTGAACAAATTGCGCATGAACGGTATGAACACTCGAAGCTGACAACGAATTCGCAGCTTCTTTACAAGATTGCATTCGCACTGATCATCGCGGTTTTTATTTATTTCTCCGTTGCGGTGTTTGATGCCCGGGGGGAGCAATTGCTGTTGATTATTCTTATTTTCTCCCGATTATGGCCGCGTTTTACAAGCATTCAGTCCAATCTGGAGCAAATCGCCGCTTCGATTCCCGCCTTTAAAGCGTTGATGAAATTGCAAAGGGACTGCAAGTTTGCCAAGGAATCGGAAGGCGAACATATGAACAACAAGGTAGAGCCCCTTCATATGAATGAAGGTCTGGAATGTCGCCATGTTTATTTTCGATATAATCCGTATGAAGCTGTGCCGACACTCCAGGATATTAATATACATATTCCGGCCAAAAGCATGACTGCGATTGTCGGGCCATCCGGAGCCGGAAAAAGCACCCTCATCGATCTGCTCATGGGCATGCTGAAGCCGGAGCAAGGGAGAATATGTGTCGATGGCGATCCCCTGACAGATGATCGTATTTTTTCCTTCAGACGCTCGATCAGCTATGTCCCTCAGGATCCGTTCTTATTTAATGCAAGCATCAGGGAAAATTTGCTGTTGATCGAACCCGATGCACGGGAAGAACAGATTTGGAAGGCGTTGAAATTTGCCTCGGCCGCCGAATTTGTCAAGAAGCTGCCTGATGGGTTGGACACGATCATCGGCGATAGAGGCGTCAGGCTTTCCGGAGGGGAACGCCAGCGGCTTGTTGTGGCCAGAGCGATTCTGCGACAACCGTCCATTCTAATTCTGGATGAAGCGACAAGCGCGCTCGATACGGAGAATGAAGCGAACATTCAGCAGGCGCTGGACAATTTAAAGGGCACAATGACGATTATCGTGGTTGCCCATCGGCTGTCGACCATTCGAAACGCCGATCAGGTCATTGTATTGGACCAGGGAAAGGTGATGCAGATCGGCTGCTTCAATCAGCTGGCCGGGGAAAAAGGCGGGTTGTTCGATCGCTTATTAGCTAATCAGCTTTCGGATTCCCGGGTGGTGGCTTTTACGAGAGTGCCCTAA
- a CDS encoding glycosyltransferase — translation MKKILIASFDLEVGGVERSLISMLEQFDYKHHSVDLMLYKHQGDFMSLLPQKVNLLRENRHYAAFRKSIGELLRNRQYAIGLSRMIAKMHAGFMGAMKRITEPGYYQMQLMWKYALPFLPKMEKKYDMAISYLWPHYFVAEKVNADTKVAWIHTDYSTVETDRAMDMSMWNKFDHIAAVSEACRDSFLRKYPELESKVWVVENITSPNFVRTLADEEITSPLLSDRRFKVMTVARLSHAKGIDQAVHTLKLLKDRGYDDIVWYVVGYGGDESAIRQLISKYSLEDRFILLGKQLNPYPFMRASDIYVQPSRYEGKAVTVTEAKILGKPILITNYPTAGSQVEDGYDGIICDLSVEGIARGIERLYHSEALRAHLVRNLKDMDFSNGDELEKLYAMIGNRNPEGRVAWN, via the coding sequence ATGAAGAAGATTTTGATAGCCTCTTTCGATCTGGAGGTCGGGGGAGTAGAAAGAAGCCTGATCAGCATGCTTGAACAGTTTGATTACAAGCATCACAGCGTCGATTTGATGCTTTACAAACATCAAGGCGATTTTATGAGCCTGCTTCCTCAAAAAGTGAATTTATTAAGAGAAAATCGGCATTATGCGGCTTTCAGAAAATCGATTGGAGAGCTTCTAAGAAATCGGCAGTATGCAATAGGGTTGTCCAGAATGATTGCGAAGATGCATGCAGGCTTTATGGGAGCAATGAAAAGAATAACGGAGCCGGGTTACTATCAAATGCAACTCATGTGGAAGTATGCTTTGCCGTTTTTGCCGAAAATGGAAAAGAAGTATGATATGGCGATCAGCTATTTGTGGCCGCATTATTTTGTTGCGGAAAAGGTGAATGCTGATACGAAGGTAGCTTGGATCCATACGGATTATTCCACGGTGGAAACCGACAGAGCTATGGATATGAGCATGTGGAACAAATTTGATCATATTGCGGCGGTATCGGAAGCGTGCCGGGATTCTTTTTTGCGGAAATATCCCGAACTGGAGAGCAAAGTATGGGTCGTTGAGAATATCACTTCTCCGAATTTTGTCCGAACATTGGCGGATGAGGAGATAACATCCCCCCTCCTTTCCGATCGTCGATTCAAGGTGATGACAGTAGCCAGACTGTCTCACGCCAAAGGAATCGATCAAGCCGTTCATACGCTGAAACTGCTGAAGGATCGGGGTTATGACGATATCGTCTGGTATGTTGTCGGGTATGGCGGCGACGAATCCGCGATTAGGCAATTGATTTCGAAATACAGCCTGGAGGATCGCTTTATCTTGCTGGGGAAACAATTGAACCCATACCCTTTCATGAGAGCAAGCGATATTTACGTACAGCCTTCCCGCTACGAAGGCAAGGCGGTTACTGTGACGGAAGCGAAAATTTTGGGCAAGCCGATTTTGATCACGAATTATCCGACTGCCGGCAGCCAAGTGGAAGATGGCTATGACGGCATTATTTGCGATTTGAGTGTCGAAGGAATCGCTCGCGGAATTGAGCGGCTGTACCATAGCGAAGCGTTGCGGGCCCATCTGGTCAGGAATCTGAAGGATATGGATTTCAGCAACGGCGATGAGTTGGAGAAGCTGTATGCCATGATCGGGAACCGCAATCCGGAAGGAAGGGTGGCCTGGAATTGA